From one Malus sylvestris chromosome 1, drMalSylv7.2, whole genome shotgun sequence genomic stretch:
- the LOC126621129 gene encoding uncharacterized protein LOC126621129 isoform X2: MPASGSQWYQGGQPQQSGVAASSAGSFRPPAQAGQGRTHQGRGNQSGRGRGGRQPAQGRVNHISLQDAQNHPDLIMGSSR, from the coding sequence ATGCCAGCTAGCGGATCTCAGTGGTATCAGGGGGGTCAGCCCCAACAGAGCGGAGTTGCTGCTAGTAGTGCAGGGTCGTTTAGGCCGCCTGCCCAGGCAGGTCAAGGACGTACTCATCAGGGACGAGGTAACCAGAGTGGCAGAGGTCGTGGAGGACGACAGCCAGCTCAGGGACGTGTTAACCACATATcgctgcaagatgctcagaaccatccagacttgattatgg